One window from the genome of Natrialba magadii ATCC 43099 encodes:
- a CDS encoding DUF3368 domain-containing protein gives MWVFDATPLIYLAKVEQLYVLSHLSGRCRVPEPVYEEVVPAGLEAGYSDAHRIEQGIEDGALEVVPVKETPLTDRLRENPTLSDADIAVLGCAAAIDATAVMDEAAGRRAAAVEDIQTRGTAYLVLQCAKRGRISVTTARETIDAMIDAGWYCAPNLYAKLVRKLESFEE, from the coding sequence ATGTGGGTTTTCGACGCAACACCGCTCATTTATCTCGCGAAGGTCGAGCAGTTGTACGTCCTCTCACATCTGAGTGGCCGCTGTCGCGTTCCTGAACCGGTCTACGAGGAAGTCGTCCCGGCCGGCCTCGAAGCGGGATATTCTGACGCACATCGGATCGAACAGGGTATCGAGGATGGGGCGCTCGAGGTCGTCCCGGTCAAGGAGACGCCACTCACTGATCGGTTGCGAGAAAATCCGACCCTGAGCGACGCGGATATCGCAGTGCTCGGCTGTGCCGCAGCAATCGACGCAACTGCCGTGATGGACGAGGCCGCCGGCCGTCGAGCTGCAGCGGTCGAAGATATCCAGACGCGTGGCACGGCGTATCTCGTGCTCCAGTGTGCGAAACGAGGTCGGATTTCAGTCACGACTGCCCGCGAGACTATCGACGCGATGATCGACGCTGGTTGGTACTGTGCACCCAATCTCTACGCAAAACTCGTTCGGAAGCTCGAGTCGTTCGAGGAGTAG
- the alaS gene encoding alanine--tRNA ligase, producing the protein MSQLEEEYRLEYFETEGFVRKECPSCGAHFWTRDHERETCGEPPCEEYDFIENPGFDEAYNLSEMREQFLSFFEAHDHERIDPYPVAANRWRDDVLLTQASIYDFQPLVTSGETPPPANPLTVSQPCIRMQDIDNVGKTGRHTMAFEMMAHHAFNAREDLDDPEQYAYQGEVYWKDRTVELCDEFFDSMGVDLEEVIYIEDPWVGGGNAGPAIEVIYRGVELATLVFMSMEQDTEGEYEMKDGNRYTPMDTYIVDTGYGLERWTWVSQGTPTVYEAVYPDMIEFLKDNAGIEHTEDEEALIHRAAKLAGHMDIDEAEDMETARGEIATELAVDAAELESLMEPLEDIYAIADHCRTLAYMLGDGIVPSNVGTGYLARMVLRRTKRLCDTVGVDAPLDELVDMQADRLEYENRDTIRDIVRTEVEKYRETLERGSRRVESLAEEHAETGEPIPTDELIELYDSHGLQPDMVEEIAAEAGADVDVPDDFYSLVAERHDTPEAAEKTTDETDERFADLPETETLYYDDQQRTQFEAVVLDVFERESGYDIVLDQTMFYPEGGGQPADTGTLSTDDATVEVRDVQREDGVILHRTDDKLGKGEFVNGQLDATRRRQLMRHHTATHIVIHAARQVLGEHVRQAGAQKGVDSSRIDLRHYDRISREDVKTIERVANDLVMENTSVSQEWPDRHDAESDHGFDLYQGGIPPGEQIRLIHVADDVQACGGTHVNRTGDIGSIKILTTERVQDGVERITFAAGDAALESTQENEDALYEAAEILDVSPEEVPDTAERFFEEWKARGKQIEDLTEELAAARAGGGGSGEEYDVGETTAIVDRLDADMDELRATASAIVDEGSIAVLGSGESGATFVVAVPDDVGVNAGEVVGELAARVGGGGGGPPDFAQGGGPNTEDLDDALADAPDVLRQVLDA; encoded by the coding sequence ATGAGCCAACTTGAGGAGGAGTACCGTCTCGAGTATTTCGAGACGGAGGGGTTCGTCCGGAAGGAGTGTCCCTCCTGTGGCGCACACTTCTGGACGCGCGACCACGAGCGGGAAACCTGTGGGGAACCGCCCTGCGAGGAGTACGACTTCATCGAGAACCCCGGCTTCGACGAGGCGTACAACCTCTCGGAGATGCGAGAGCAGTTCCTCTCGTTCTTCGAAGCACACGACCACGAGCGGATCGACCCGTATCCGGTCGCGGCCAACCGCTGGCGCGACGACGTCCTGCTGACCCAGGCGTCGATCTACGACTTCCAGCCGCTCGTCACGAGCGGTGAAACGCCACCGCCGGCGAACCCGCTTACCGTCTCCCAGCCCTGCATCCGGATGCAGGACATCGACAACGTCGGCAAGACCGGCCGCCACACGATGGCCTTCGAGATGATGGCCCATCACGCGTTCAACGCGCGCGAGGACTTAGACGACCCCGAGCAGTACGCCTACCAGGGCGAGGTCTACTGGAAGGACCGCACCGTTGAACTCTGCGACGAGTTCTTCGACTCGATGGGCGTCGACCTCGAGGAAGTCATCTACATCGAGGATCCGTGGGTCGGCGGCGGCAACGCCGGTCCCGCAATCGAGGTCATCTACCGCGGCGTCGAACTCGCCACGCTGGTCTTCATGTCGATGGAACAAGACACCGAGGGCGAGTACGAGATGAAAGACGGGAACCGCTACACCCCGATGGACACCTACATCGTCGACACCGGCTACGGCCTCGAACGGTGGACCTGGGTGTCCCAGGGGACGCCGACCGTCTACGAGGCGGTCTACCCCGACATGATCGAGTTCTTAAAGGACAACGCGGGGATCGAGCACACCGAGGACGAGGAGGCGCTCATCCACCGCGCCGCCAAACTTGCGGGCCACATGGACATCGACGAGGCCGAAGACATGGAAACCGCCCGCGGCGAAATCGCGACCGAACTCGCCGTCGACGCCGCGGAACTCGAGTCCCTGATGGAGCCACTCGAGGACATCTACGCCATCGCAGACCACTGCCGGACGCTCGCGTACATGCTCGGCGACGGCATCGTCCCCTCGAACGTCGGCACGGGCTATCTCGCACGGATGGTTCTCCGTCGAACGAAACGCCTCTGTGACACCGTCGGCGTCGACGCGCCGCTCGACGAACTCGTTGACATGCAGGCCGACCGTCTCGAGTACGAGAACCGCGATACGATCCGCGACATCGTCCGCACCGAGGTCGAGAAGTACCGCGAGACGCTCGAACGCGGCAGTCGACGCGTCGAATCCCTCGCCGAGGAGCACGCCGAAACGGGCGAGCCGATCCCGACCGACGAACTGATCGAACTCTACGACTCCCACGGGCTCCAGCCCGACATGGTGGAGGAAATCGCCGCAGAGGCCGGTGCGGACGTTGACGTGCCGGACGACTTCTACAGTCTCGTTGCCGAGCGCCACGACACGCCCGAGGCGGCCGAGAAGACTACAGACGAGACTGACGAGCGATTCGCCGACCTCCCCGAGACGGAGACGCTGTACTACGACGACCAACAGCGCACCCAGTTCGAGGCGGTCGTCCTCGATGTCTTCGAACGCGAGTCGGGCTACGACATCGTGCTCGACCAGACGATGTTCTACCCCGAGGGCGGTGGCCAGCCCGCAGACACCGGGACGCTCTCGACCGACGACGCGACCGTCGAGGTCCGCGACGTCCAGCGCGAGGACGGCGTCATCCTCCACCGCACGGACGACAAACTCGGCAAGGGCGAGTTCGTCAACGGCCAGCTCGATGCGACCCGTCGCCGACAGCTGATGCGCCATCACACGGCGACCCACATCGTCATCCACGCCGCACGGCAGGTTCTCGGTGAGCACGTCCGCCAGGCCGGCGCCCAGAAGGGCGTCGACTCCTCGCGAATCGACCTGCGCCACTACGACCGCATCTCCCGCGAGGACGTCAAGACGATCGAACGCGTCGCGAACGACCTCGTGATGGAGAACACCTCGGTCAGCCAGGAGTGGCCCGACCGCCACGACGCCGAATCCGATCACGGCTTCGACCTCTACCAGGGTGGCATCCCACCAGGTGAACAGATCCGCCTCATCCACGTTGCTGACGACGTCCAGGCCTGTGGTGGTACTCACGTCAACCGAACCGGCGATATCGGCTCGATCAAGATCCTCACCACCGAGCGCGTTCAGGACGGCGTCGAGCGCATCACCTTCGCCGCTGGCGACGCCGCACTCGAGTCCACCCAGGAAAACGAGGACGCCCTCTACGAGGCGGCCGAGATCTTGGACGTCTCGCCCGAGGAAGTTCCAGACACCGCGGAACGCTTCTTCGAGGAGTGGAAAGCCCGGGGGAAGCAGATCGAGGACCTGACAGAGGAGCTCGCGGCGGCTCGCGCGGGCGGTGGCGGCAGCGGCGAAGAGTACGACGTCGGCGAGACGACGGCAATCGTCGACCGACTGGACGCCGACATGGACGAACTTCGTGCGACCGCGAGTGCGATCGTCGACGAAGGCAGCATCGCGGTTCTCGGCAGCGGTGAAAGCGGTGCGACGTTCGTCGTCGCCGTTCCGGACGACGTTGGCGTCAACGCTGGCGAAGTGGTCGGCGAACTGGCCGCTCGCGTCGGCGGCGGTGGCGGCGGTCCACCGGACTTCGCACAGGGCGGCGGCCCGAACACCGAGGACCTGGACGACGCACTCGCGGACGCACCTGACGTGTTGCGGCAGGTACTCGACGCCTGA
- a CDS encoding UPF0175 family protein: MGTISTRVPDDLEAELEDYLAEERLDRSTAVRKLLAEGLAEWRREQALARLEDGEITVSKAAEIAGMSQWEFVALVEERDISWVSSDHLDADLDEL; the protein is encoded by the coding sequence GTGGGAACGATTTCGACTCGAGTACCGGACGATCTCGAGGCCGAACTCGAGGACTACCTCGCCGAAGAGCGCCTCGACCGGAGTACGGCCGTTCGAAAGCTGCTCGCCGAGGGACTCGCCGAGTGGCGTCGTGAGCAAGCACTGGCCCGCCTCGAAGACGGCGAGATTACGGTTTCGAAGGCCGCTGAAATCGCGGGGATGTCCCAATGGGAGTTTGTCGCGCTCGTCGAAGAGCGAGATATCTCCTGGGTATCGAGCGATCATCTCGATGCGGATCTGGACGAGTTGTAG
- a CDS encoding replication factor C small subunit, with product MSDADADGATEAETDTDTEVAESTAGRTEVWIEKYRPEYLDEIKGHENIVPRLQRYVEQDDLPHLMFAGPAGTGKTTAAQAIAREVYDDDWRENFLELNASDQRGIDVVRDRIKDFARASFGGYDHRIIFLDEADALTSDAQSALRRTMEQFSNNTRFILSCNYSSQIIDPIQSRCAVFRFTQLTETAIEAQVREIAADQDIEVTDDGVDALVYAADGDMRKAINALQAAAVMGETVDEETVFAITATARPEEVEEMVEQAIAGDFTAARASLEDLLTDRGLAGGDVIDQLHRSAWEFDIPEQETVRLLERLGEVDFRITEGANERLQLEAMLASLALENQ from the coding sequence ATGAGCGACGCCGACGCCGACGGCGCGACTGAGGCCGAGACCGATACCGACACCGAGGTCGCCGAGTCGACTGCCGGTCGGACCGAGGTCTGGATCGAGAAGTATCGGCCGGAGTATCTGGACGAGATCAAGGGCCACGAGAACATCGTTCCGCGCCTCCAGCGCTACGTCGAACAGGACGACCTGCCCCATCTCATGTTCGCGGGGCCGGCCGGTACTGGGAAGACGACCGCCGCACAGGCCATCGCCCGCGAGGTCTACGACGACGACTGGCGCGAGAACTTCCTCGAACTCAACGCCTCCGACCAGCGCGGCATCGACGTCGTCCGCGACCGCATCAAGGATTTCGCGCGTGCCTCCTTCGGCGGCTACGACCACCGCATCATCTTCCTGGACGAGGCCGACGCACTCACTTCCGACGCCCAGTCCGCCCTGCGTCGTACGATGGAGCAGTTCTCGAACAACACTCGTTTCATCCTCTCGTGTAACTACTCGAGTCAGATCATCGATCCGATCCAGTCTCGATGCGCAGTGTTCCGCTTTACGCAGCTCACCGAAACCGCTATCGAGGCCCAGGTCCGCGAGATCGCCGCCGACCAGGACATTGAGGTCACCGACGACGGCGTCGACGCGCTGGTCTATGCGGCCGACGGCGACATGCGAAAGGCGATCAACGCCCTGCAGGCTGCGGCCGTGATGGGCGAAACCGTCGACGAGGAAACTGTCTTCGCGATTACCGCGACCGCACGGCCCGAAGAGGTCGAGGAGATGGTTGAGCAGGCCATCGCCGGCGACTTCACCGCCGCACGGGCGTCACTCGAGGACCTCCTCACTGACCGCGGCCTTGCGGGCGGCGACGTAATCGACCAGCTCCACCGTTCGGCCTGGGAGTTCGACATTCCGGAGCAGGAAACGGTTCGGCTACTCGAACGCCTCGGTGAGGTCGACTTCCGGATCACGGAGGGGGCGAACGAGCGACTGCAACTCGAGGCGATGTTGGCGTCGCTGGCGCTTGAGAACCAGTAA
- a CDS encoding zinc ribbon domain-containing protein, which translates to MSDHLSLPIHLPDEDDKRFKRLATLTRRVANHVLEDHWTPVHLSGIADASHQAWKYFDEHEPFEELDLYLPSRFRRCILQKVGETLRSHADRRDAFQSIQSVLPDHKIRRIHRRRIKEQLWDDGDYLSSGYVDILIDQLTSYCDRHGTHPATYFELQDCPEYDSGVLPFSADDGPTSGQAVKYQYDADSETLTIRLKTPDTLSPETRGDWSWTEYERDGYEAFHDLLAHGDLSAPEFQPARRKTGDTYYELSFPVEVDHAETTDGTDCVLALDAGMRKDMTVVVATDDGEQRSTPQFIQFTDREKMRRLHRERTRLNDRLAALRRGARSHTDEFAHIHSEYERVNSKIQHKRDQLTHDVANQVLALALAYDVDAIVHEDLRSLSPPSDEGTLSWELSSWARRDIIEKIEYRAECAGLAVERVYPQGTSRSCPRCGSTGHTCKSPNHHEEHWWGGHFRCDNARCGFEGDRDYIGTLNVARVFFSETDELDHGFTSSYTGDSEIVLAGRSAGEQSDGLRSSSEASSDAGTRLTFGSGIVAYEPEQAAATTGGGSAVIAPAVALPESNADGSDGRGPVVQQCTRFLRCPTESY; encoded by the coding sequence ATGAGTGACCACCTCTCGCTCCCGATTCACCTCCCAGATGAGGACGACAAACGATTCAAGCGACTGGCAACACTCACCCGTCGTGTCGCCAACCATGTCCTCGAAGACCACTGGACACCAGTCCATCTGAGCGGCATTGCCGACGCATCGCATCAGGCGTGGAAATACTTCGATGAACACGAACCGTTCGAAGAACTCGACCTGTATCTCCCCTCGCGGTTTCGACGGTGCATCTTGCAGAAAGTCGGGGAAACGCTCCGGAGTCACGCCGACCGCCGAGACGCCTTTCAGTCCATCCAAAGCGTGTTGCCCGACCACAAAATCCGACGCATCCACCGTCGTCGCATCAAAGAACAACTCTGGGATGACGGTGACTACCTCTCGTCGGGATACGTGGACATCCTCATCGACCAACTCACCAGCTACTGCGACCGTCATGGCACGCATCCTGCCACGTATTTCGAACTGCAGGACTGTCCAGAGTACGATAGCGGCGTGCTACCGTTTTCTGCGGACGACGGCCCAACGAGCGGCCAAGCCGTCAAATACCAGTATGACGCCGACAGTGAGACGCTGACCATTCGCCTCAAGACACCGGACACGCTGTCGCCGGAGACACGAGGTGACTGGTCGTGGACGGAGTACGAGCGTGACGGCTACGAGGCGTTTCATGACCTCCTCGCTCACGGCGATCTCTCGGCTCCCGAGTTTCAGCCCGCTCGCCGAAAGACCGGTGACACCTATTACGAACTGTCCTTCCCCGTCGAAGTCGACCACGCGGAGACGACTGACGGCACAGACTGCGTACTGGCGCTCGACGCCGGGATGCGAAAAGACATGACTGTCGTGGTGGCCACAGACGATGGCGAGCAACGATCCACGCCACAGTTCATCCAGTTCACAGACCGCGAGAAGATGCGACGACTCCACCGCGAACGTACCCGCCTGAACGACCGCCTTGCCGCGTTGCGCCGTGGCGCTCGCTCGCATACTGACGAGTTCGCCCACATCCACAGTGAGTACGAGCGAGTGAACAGCAAGATCCAGCACAAGCGCGATCAACTAACACACGACGTCGCAAACCAAGTTCTCGCACTTGCACTCGCCTACGACGTAGACGCCATCGTCCACGAGGACTTGCGGTCGCTCTCCCCGCCGAGTGACGAAGGCACGTTGTCGTGGGAATTGTCGTCGTGGGCGCGGCGGGACATCATCGAAAAAATCGAATATCGGGCAGAGTGTGCCGGTCTCGCTGTTGAGCGAGTCTATCCACAGGGAACAAGTCGGTCGTGTCCCCGGTGTGGCTCAACCGGCCACACCTGCAAGTCACCCAACCACCACGAAGAACACTGGTGGGGCGGGCACTTCCGGTGTGACAACGCACGGTGTGGGTTCGAGGGCGACCGGGACTACATCGGGACACTGAACGTAGCTCGCGTGTTCTTCAGCGAGACGGACGAGCTAGACCACGGTTTCACGTCCTCCTACACGGGGGATTCTGAAATCGTGCTAGCTGGCCGTTCCGCTGGTGAGCAGTCCGATGGACTGCGATCCTCGTCAGAAGCGAGTTCTGACGCTGGCACGCGACTCACGTTCGGATCTGGCATCGTCGCCTACGAACCTGAACAGGCAGCGGCGACCACTGGTGGTGGGTCGGCTGTCATAGCACCCGCTGTCGCCTTGCCCGAGTCGAATGCGGATGGGAGTGATGGACGCGGCCCAGTCGTCCAACAGTGTACCCGTTTCTTACGGTGTCCTACTGAAAGCTACTGA
- a CDS encoding PAS domain-containing protein yields the protein MTNATPRQRPQTILYVAASDDAARDGAAALQRVSSGPERAVRPTTSVDRVESWAANVDCVVFAETPTTPDGAHLLEVADACGQTPLVLFTESGYGATAARSTDGIDGYVRRDTDDAVSHLADEITWLCYGSGSETADTSTHSTGETADTSTHSTGETADTSTHSTGETADTSTHSTGETDDTVANDDALLAGTADLLTCRDRDRLLESLVSLTADWLAGERCWISTVNFGELVPQATASGVDADAIESMPTNGPIGATLRAGESYVVSDVTDDAAIEPPVADARSLCSVPIDDLGVLVVASETPERFESGNSDASDAGERADTATATATATATDETDTTPTTVDRLESLCEIATAVLERNRAEARLAAERDRLETARDEVASERDRLAEEQTVIGEAAEQLAAERDRFRAAFAAAPLPALRYELEAGPETDGDAEAVITDVNAAFETTFGDNREALRGRSVQEYTIPSGLSERATALTTALHAGERRVLECRRETVVGVREFEVTVVPPDSNSETRQATDENTPASAQTGVLYYVDRSEQSETERELTATRRRLDAIATMLEDEVQTPLNVARGYLELVEKTGDAEHFEVIDDAHLQLTDHVESLYDLAASDDVLAETEPVAIHDVARRAWITVDTGTAALNTESTLVLEADRTRLRELFELVIRLVLADSRMVDRAGNRPTPAARVTVGATDDGFYVARDGSSATSAGDDSVSEARGEGKVDSSVADETAAAANADAQSESVSAPTPQSAETEPQLAASAETDAETADDLEGARERIEQIADAHGWDVGIAADNERSAFAFRGIDSVEL from the coding sequence ATGACGAACGCGACACCACGACAGCGGCCCCAGACGATCCTCTACGTCGCCGCGTCCGACGACGCGGCCCGTGATGGAGCGGCGGCACTACAGCGCGTGTCGTCGGGTCCCGAGCGGGCCGTTCGTCCCACGACCTCTGTCGATCGGGTCGAAAGCTGGGCCGCAAACGTCGACTGCGTCGTGTTCGCCGAGACGCCGACGACGCCCGACGGCGCACACCTCCTCGAGGTTGCAGACGCCTGCGGACAGACACCACTCGTCCTGTTCACCGAGAGCGGCTACGGCGCGACGGCCGCACGCTCGACCGACGGCATCGACGGCTACGTCCGACGCGATACCGACGACGCCGTCTCACACCTCGCGGACGAGATTACCTGGCTGTGTTACGGCTCCGGCAGCGAAACCGCTGATACGAGCACTCACTCGACTGGCGAAACCGCTGATACGAGCACTCACTCGACTGGCGAAACCGCTGATACGAGCACTCACTCGACTGGCGAAACCGCTGATACGAGCACTCACTCGACTGGCGAAACCGATGACACCGTCGCCAACGACGACGCACTGCTCGCCGGCACCGCCGACCTACTCACCTGCCGCGACCGCGACCGGCTACTCGAGTCCCTCGTCTCACTCACAGCCGACTGGCTCGCGGGTGAGCGATGCTGGATCTCGACGGTCAACTTCGGCGAACTGGTGCCACAGGCGACCGCGTCGGGAGTCGACGCGGATGCGATCGAGTCGATGCCAACGAACGGGCCGATCGGAGCGACCCTTCGAGCAGGCGAGTCGTACGTCGTGTCCGACGTTACAGACGACGCAGCGATCGAACCGCCGGTTGCAGATGCCCGCTCGCTATGTAGTGTGCCGATCGACGACCTCGGGGTGCTGGTCGTCGCGAGTGAGACGCCAGAACGGTTCGAGAGCGGGAACAGCGACGCAAGCGATGCGGGGGAGCGCGCGGACACCGCCACCGCCACCGCCACCGCTACCGCCACCGACGAAACCGACACGACACCCACGACCGTCGACCGACTCGAGTCCCTCTGTGAAATCGCAACCGCAGTCCTCGAACGAAATCGGGCCGAAGCGCGTCTGGCAGCTGAACGAGACCGACTCGAGACGGCCCGCGACGAAGTCGCGAGCGAGCGGGACCGTCTCGCGGAAGAACAGACGGTTATCGGGGAGGCTGCCGAGCAACTCGCGGCTGAACGCGACCGGTTCCGGGCGGCGTTCGCCGCCGCGCCGCTGCCGGCGTTGCGGTACGAACTCGAGGCCGGGCCCGAAACCGATGGGGACGCCGAGGCCGTCATTACCGACGTCAACGCCGCCTTCGAAACCACGTTCGGCGACAACCGCGAAGCCCTCCGCGGCCGCTCCGTCCAGGAGTACACCATTCCCTCCGGCCTGAGCGAGCGTGCAACCGCACTCACTACCGCATTGCACGCCGGCGAACGGCGGGTACTCGAGTGCCGTCGGGAGACGGTTGTGGGTGTGCGGGAGTTCGAGGTGACGGTGGTGCCGCCGGATAGCAATAGCGAAACCAGGCAAGCTACCGACGAAAACACGCCTGCAAGCGCCCAGACCGGGGTCCTTTACTACGTAGACCGCTCCGAACAGAGCGAGACGGAACGAGAGCTCACGGCGACTCGACGGCGACTCGATGCCATCGCGACCATGCTCGAAGACGAGGTACAGACGCCGCTCAACGTCGCTCGGGGCTACCTCGAACTCGTCGAGAAGACCGGCGATGCCGAGCACTTCGAGGTGATTGACGACGCCCACCTGCAGTTGACGGACCACGTCGAGTCGCTGTACGACCTCGCAGCGAGCGACGACGTGCTCGCCGAAACCGAGCCCGTCGCGATTCACGACGTGGCTCGACGCGCCTGGATCACCGTCGACACCGGTACGGCAGCACTCAACACCGAATCGACGCTCGTCCTCGAGGCCGACCGAACGCGACTACGAGAGCTGTTCGAACTCGTGATACGACTCGTACTGGCAGATAGCCGCATGGTCGACCGGGCGGGCAACAGACCGACACCGGCCGCGAGAGTCACCGTCGGCGCGACGGACGACGGCTTCTACGTTGCTCGTGATGGGTCATCGGCGACGAGTGCTGGCGACGACTCAGTGAGCGAAGCGAGGGGAGAAGGAAAGGTGGACTCGAGTGTCGCCGACGAGACGGCGGCTGCGGCGAACGCGGATGCGCAGTCAGAATCGGTATCGGCACCGACACCCCAATCTGCGGAAACGGAACCACAACTCGCCGCTTCAGCAGAGACCGATGCGGAAACTGCAGACGATTTAGAGGGTGCCCGCGAGCGCATCGAACAGATTGCCGATGCTCACGGCTGGGATGTCGGTATTGCGGCGGACAACGAGCGTTCGGCGTTTGCATTCCGTGGTATCGACTCGGTTGAGCTGTGA
- a CDS encoding alpha/beta fold hydrolase, whose translation MPTASNGSVSLHYSRDGDAAADTAPVVFISDAGLGGWLWGWQHAALTGPFETIVWDLRGTGRSDAPSGPYDLSDFVADLEAVLTDCDARSAHLVGCGLGGAIALAAARSTTRVETLSLFGTAAIGDAFSLESLFAPPDDRDAIRESLESVLSADFVASQPKAVEGMIDWRADGDADRAGWEAQVAALDDFDATDWLVEVTQPTRVFHGTEDSLVDPDVGRALARGLPRGEFGVLESVGHLGFIERSRDVNDRLLGFLESESESKS comes from the coding sequence ATGCCCACCGCGTCGAACGGTTCCGTCTCACTGCACTACTCCCGCGACGGCGACGCCGCGGCCGACACCGCTCCCGTCGTCTTCATCTCCGACGCCGGTCTCGGCGGCTGGCTCTGGGGCTGGCAACACGCCGCGCTCACCGGCCCCTTCGAGACCATCGTCTGGGACCTTCGCGGCACTGGCCGCTCGGACGCGCCGTCCGGTCCATACGACCTGTCTGATTTCGTCGCCGACCTCGAAGCGGTCCTCACAGACTGCGACGCCCGCAGCGCTCACCTCGTCGGCTGCGGCCTCGGCGGCGCGATCGCGCTTGCGGCCGCTCGCTCTACGACCCGCGTCGAGACGCTCTCGCTGTTCGGTACGGCAGCCATCGGCGATGCCTTTTCTCTCGAGTCGCTGTTCGCCCCGCCGGACGACCGCGACGCGATTCGGGAGTCACTCGAGTCGGTGCTCTCTGCTGACTTCGTCGCGTCCCAGCCGAAGGCCGTCGAGGGCATGATTGACTGGCGAGCTGATGGCGATGCTGACCGCGCGGGCTGGGAGGCACAGGTTGCAGCGCTCGACGACTTCGACGCGACGGACTGGCTCGTCGAGGTGACCCAGCCGACGCGGGTGTTCCACGGGACCGAAGATTCGCTTGTCGACCCCGACGTTGGTCGCGCGCTCGCGAGAGGACTCCCTCGTGGTGAGTTCGGGGTACTCGAGTCCGTCGGTCATCTCGGGTTTATTGAGCGGTCACGCGATGTGAACGATCGGTTGCTCGGGTTTCTGGAGTCTGAGTCCGAGTCCAAGTCCTGA
- a CDS encoding bactofilin family protein has product MGETTKERSRRSTAFVLLVVLLVGCAAFSAPVAAQSETRTGGTITIGPDETVGSLNAFGGTVVVEGTVTGDVSAAAGDVRIDGDVGGDVEAGAGSVMITGDVGGDVNAATGGLEIAEGATIGGSLAAGAGSVTIDGTIDGDAELGAETTTLGEEAAIAGDLRYGGDLQGNTDAVAGEIEYDSTLGGEWTPTFEPISSLLASAYILALNLLLGAALLAIFPRFSDSVAGQVSQKPVRSGLVGLGVLIGVPLLLIALAITIVGIPFSLVGGLLFALIIWIGIIYGRFAVAAWLLSAGGVDNRWLALVVGLVGGALLAQIPWIGGLLNFLFFLLGLGALALALVQHRRTSREQRHEQEPQPYSHRSNFQ; this is encoded by the coding sequence ATGGGAGAAACTACCAAAGAGAGGTCGAGGCGCTCAACCGCGTTCGTCCTCCTCGTCGTCCTCCTCGTCGGCTGTGCTGCGTTCTCGGCACCCGTCGCCGCACAGTCCGAGACGCGTACCGGCGGGACCATCACGATCGGTCCCGACGAGACTGTCGGTAGTCTCAACGCCTTCGGTGGCACCGTCGTCGTCGAGGGAACGGTCACCGGAGATGTTAGCGCCGCCGCGGGCGACGTTCGAATCGATGGTGACGTCGGCGGCGACGTCGAGGCCGGCGCCGGAAGCGTCATGATCACCGGTGACGTCGGCGGCGACGTCAACGCCGCAACTGGTGGACTGGAAATCGCCGAGGGCGCAACGATCGGTGGCAGCCTCGCCGCCGGCGCGGGGAGTGTGACTATCGACGGAACGATCGACGGCGACGCCGAACTCGGAGCCGAAACGACGACTCTCGGCGAGGAGGCCGCCATCGCCGGCGATCTGCGCTACGGCGGCGACCTTCAGGGAAACACTGACGCCGTCGCAGGCGAAATCGAGTACGACTCCACGCTCGGCGGCGAGTGGACTCCAACGTTCGAGCCAATCAGTTCGCTGCTCGCCTCGGCGTACATCCTCGCGCTAAATCTGCTCCTGGGAGCCGCGCTGCTCGCCATCTTCCCGCGATTCTCCGATTCCGTGGCGGGCCAGGTTTCTCAGAAGCCAGTCCGTTCCGGCCTGGTTGGGCTCGGCGTGCTCATCGGCGTTCCGCTCTTGCTGATCGCACTCGCGATCACGATCGTTGGCATCCCGTTCTCGCTCGTCGGTGGCCTTCTGTTCGCGCTGATCATCTGGATCGGGATCATCTACGGTCGGTTCGCTGTCGCGGCGTGGCTCCTCTCTGCCGGCGGGGTCGATAACCGGTGGCTCGCCCTCGTCGTCGGACTGGTCGGCGGCGCGCTGCTCGCGCAGATCCCCTGGATCGGCGGACTGCTGAATTTCCTGTTCTTCCTGCTCGGGCTCGGTGCGCTCGCTCTCGCACTGGTCCAGCACCGGCGAACGAGTCGCGAGCAGCGCCACGAGCAAGAGCCACAGCCGTACTCCCACCGTTCCAATTTTCAGTAG